In a genomic window of Octopus bimaculoides isolate UCB-OBI-ISO-001 chromosome 25, ASM119413v2, whole genome shotgun sequence:
- the LOC106877614 gene encoding kallikrein 1-related peptidase b3-like, with protein sequence MLSLCCLLVTVASVFAAPKRKIDGGSPAKECEFPSIVHLKIFDYPSDNRISLCGGILIDSKHVLTATHCLVGNVRKVKVNIGSNNKWSPGSQSTTARRILKHSGYVHTPYLIQNDIAILTLTKPVRENRCVRYAQLAKYGERFGTRRCIAAGWGNFKYKGNSPDQLYKVHLPAVPHHVCKKKSKMQISDGVLCAGDFKKGGASTCQLCSADIQNALERLS encoded by the exons ATGTTGTCTCTCTGTTGTCTACTTGTTACGGTTGCTTCAGTTTTTGCTG CACCTAAAAGAAAGATCGACGGTGGATCTCCAGCAAAAGAATGCGAGTTTCCTTCCATTGTCCACCTCAAAATATTTGATTACCCGTCAGATAACAGGATTAGCTTATGTGGAGGTATTTTGATTGATTCTAAACACGTATTGACAGCAACTCACTGCCT aGTAGGAAATGTCAGAAAGGTTAAAGTAAATATTGGTTCCAATAACAAATGGAGTCCTGGTTCTCAGTCAACAACTGCAAGAAGAATTCTGAAACATAGTGGATACGTACATACTCCATACCTGATTC AGAACGATATTGCTATACTGACTTTGACCAAGCCAGTCCGTGAAAATAGATGTGTCCGCTATGCACAATTGGCCAAATATGGAGAAAGATTTGGTACCCGAAGATGTATCGCTGCTGGATGGGGAAATTTCAAAT ATAAAGGAAACAGTCCTGACCAGTTATATAAAGTGCATCTTCCAGCTGTTCCCCATCATGTATGCAAAAAAAAGTCAAAGATGCAAATTTCTGATGGAGTTCTCTGTGCTGGAGATTTCAAAAAAGGTGGAGCATCTACTTGCCag ttatgttcCGCTGACATTCAGAATGCACTGGAAAGACTTTCTTGA